One Bifidobacterium crudilactis genomic region harbors:
- the phoU gene encoding phosphate signaling complex protein PhoU: MRVIFNEELKQVADDLDRMAQDVSQAIHGAGNALLKSDVEAAQTVIDGDIEIDALESSVIDQCIRLLAKQSPVATDLRVIVSTLRLSATFERMGDLARHIAETARRTYPQPTLPPETRELFTEMQQFLDMTADRLVSMLADKDATTAEQIIVDDDKLDNLHHQTFDLALSDEWTGSKQQMIDMVLLARFMERLGDHAVSAARRVVYIVSGFDPTKEPGGEDPD; the protein is encoded by the coding sequence ATGCGCGTTATTTTCAACGAGGAGTTGAAACAGGTCGCAGACGACCTGGACCGAATGGCACAGGATGTCAGCCAAGCCATCCACGGCGCAGGCAACGCACTCCTCAAATCAGATGTGGAAGCCGCCCAAACGGTTATCGACGGCGATATCGAAATCGATGCCCTCGAATCCAGCGTCATCGACCAATGCATCCGTCTGCTCGCCAAGCAAAGCCCCGTCGCAACGGATTTGCGAGTGATAGTCTCCACGCTTCGACTGTCCGCGACCTTTGAGCGTATGGGTGATTTGGCACGGCATATCGCCGAAACGGCGCGTCGTACCTATCCGCAGCCCACGCTTCCCCCTGAAACCCGTGAGCTCTTCACCGAGATGCAGCAGTTCCTGGACATGACGGCAGACCGTCTGGTTTCCATGCTGGCCGACAAAGATGCCACAACCGCCGAGCAGATCATCGTGGACGACGACAAGCTCGACAATCTGCACCACCAGACCTTCGACCTGGCTCTTTCGGACGAGTGGACCGGTTCAAAGCAGCAGATGATTGATATGGTTCTGCTCGCACGCTTCATGGAACGCCTTGGCGACCACGCAGTATCTGCGGCTCGCCGCGTGGTATACATCGTTTCCGG